From Vitis vinifera cultivar Pinot Noir 40024 chromosome 3, ASM3070453v1, the proteins below share one genomic window:
- the LOC100262331 gene encoding probable E3 ubiquitin ligase SUD1 isoform X2, whose amino-acid sequence MEIAPAVLEAKANENDNPTTVSVDSLKASSSSLSSPRSSPEDETRSPGKYDEEEDEGDVCRICRNPGDAENPLRYPCACSGSIKFVHQDCLLQWLNHSNARQCEVCKYAFSFSPVYAENAPARLPFQEFVVGMAMKACHVLQFFLRLSFVLSVWLLIIPFITFWIWRFSFVRSFGEAQRLFLSHLSTTVILTDCLHGFLLSASIVFIFLGATSLRDYVRHLRELGGPDAEREDEGERNPRAARRPPGQANRNFAREGNGEDAGGAQGIAGAGQLDGRNPDNVAVRWEMQAARLEAHVEQMFDGLDDADGAEDVPFDELVGMQGPVFHLVENAFTVLASNMIFLGVVIFLPFSLGRVILHYISWLFSSATGPVLSTFMPLTESALSLANITLKNALTAVTDLSSESQENGLLGQVAEMLKVNTSGLNETSNNISMPLSADFLKGATIGTSRLSDVTTLAIGYMFVFSLIFFYLGIVALIRYTKGEPLTMGRFYGISSIAETIPSLFRQFLAAMRHLMTMIKVAFLLVIELGVFPLMCGWWLDVCTIRMFGKTLSQRVQFFSVSPLASSLVHWIVGIVYMLQISIFVSLLRGVLRNGVLYFLRDPADPNYNPFRDLIDDPAHKHARRVLLSVAVYGSLIVMLVFLPVKLAMRLAPSIFPLDIVVSDPFTEIPADMLLFQICIPFAIEHFKLRTTIKSFLHYWFTAVGWALGLTDFLLPRPDDNGGQENANGEPVRQALYAVPVDEIAQQDQPLGVLEAVDDLNGSIHASGNSNITDEYDADDQSDSEYGFVLRIVLLLVVAWMTLLIFNSALIVVPISLGRALFNGIPLLPITHGIKCNDLYSFIIGSYVIWTALAGVRYSIEHIKTRRAVVLLSQMWKWCVIVIKSSVLLSIWIFVIPVLIGLLFELLVIVPMRVPVDESPVFLLYQDWALGLIFLKIWTRLVMLDHMMPLVDESWRIKFERVREDGFSRLQGLWVLREIVFPIIMKLLTALCVPYVLARGVFPVLGYPLVVNSAVYRFAWLGCLCFSLLCFCAKRFHVWFTNLHNSIRDDRYLIGRRLHNYGEDTEGKQNEVEDIPSETQSANLHGTALIRHDREADIGMRLRRANRHDA is encoded by the exons GTTTGCAAATATGCATTTTCGTTCTCCCCTGTGTATGCTGAAAATGCTCCAGCAAGGCTTCCTTTTCAGGAGTTTGTAGTTGGAATGGCAATGAAAGCTTGCCATGTTCTGCAATTCTTTTTGCGCCTTAGTTTTGTACTTTCTGTTTGGCTCCTTATCATACCCTTCATTACATTTTGGATATGGCGATTTTCTTTTGTGAGGAGCTTTGGTGAAGCCCAGAGATTGTTCTTGAGTCATTTATCTACTACAGTTATTCTTACTGATTGTCTACATGGATTCCTGCTATCTGCAAGCattgttttcatatttcttGGAGCCACTTCTTTGAGGGATTATGTTAGACATTTAAGAGAGCTTGGGGGACCAGATGCAGAAAGGGAAGATGAAGGTGAAAGAAATCCTCGTGCTGCAAGAAGACCTCCTGGACAAGCTAATAGGAATTTTGCGAGGGAAGGAAATGGTGAAGATGCTGGTGGAGCCCAGGGAATTGCTGGAGCAGGGCAACTAGATGGAAGGAACCCAGACAATGTTGCTGTCCGGTGGGAGATGCAGGCAGCTCGCCTTGAAGCTCACGTTGAACAGATGTTTGATGGTCTTGATGATGCTGATGGTGCAGAGGATGTGCCCTTTGATGAGCTTGTTGGCATGCAAGGGCCTGTTTTTCATTTGGTTGAAAATGCTTTTACT GTTCTGGCAAGCAATATGATATTCCTTGGCGTTGTGATCTTTTTGCCCTTTTCATTAGGTCGGGTTATACTCCATTATATATCGTGGCTTTTCTCTTCTGCTACTGGTCCAGTATTGTCAACATTCATGCCACTTACAGAGTCAGCCCTCTCCTTAGCAAATATTACACTGAAGAATGCATTAACTGCTGTAACTGATCTGTCATCTGAAAGCCAAGAAAATGGGCTGCTCGGTCAGGTCGCAGAAATGTTAAAAGTAAACACAAGTGGATTAAATGAAACCTCGAACAACATTAGCATGCCCCTGTCAGCAGATTTCTTGAAAGGGGCAACTATTGGAACATCACGACTTTCTGATGTAACAACGCTTGCTATTGGATACATGTTTGTTTTCTCCCTAATCTTCTTCTACCTCGGCATTGTTGCTTTAATTCGGTATACTAAAGGTGAACCTTTGACCATGGGGAGGTTCTATGGTATCTCTTCAATAGCAGAGACAATCCCATCCCTTTTCAGGCAGTTCTTGGCAGCAATGAGGCACTTAATGACTATGATTAAAGTTGCTTTCCTTCTGGTCATTGAGCTGGGGGTATTTCCTTTAATGTGTGGCTGGTGGCTGGATGTTTGTACCATAAGAATGTTCGGGAAGACTCTTTCTCAAAGAGTCCAATTCTTTTCAGTTTCTCCCCTGGCGAGTTCATTAGTTCATTGGATTGTTGGGATCGTGTACATGCTACAAATAAGCATCTTTGTCAGCCTTCTTCGTGGG GTTTTGCGTAATGGAGTTCTGTACTTTCTTCGAGATCCAGCTGATCCAAACTATAATCCCTTTCGTGATCTAATTGATGATCCTGCACATAAGCATGCTCGCAGGGTTCTGTTATCTGTTGCTGTCTATGGGAGTTTAATAGTGATGCTGGTATTTTTACCAGTCAAACTTGCCATGAGATTGGCTCCCTCCATTTTTCCGCTTGATATTGT TGTCTCCGACCCATTTACTGAGATTCCTGCTGATATGCTTCTCTTCCAAATTTGCATTCCATTTGCTATTGAGCATTTTAAATTGCGGACAACGATCAAATCCTTTCTCCACTATTGGTTTACTGCAGTTGGCTGGGCACTTGGCTTAACAGATTTCTTACTGCCTAGACCTGATGACAATGGTGGACAGGAAAATGCAAATGGGGAACCAGTAAGGCAGGCCCTTTATGCAGTACCAGTAGATGAAATTGCACAACAGGATCAGCCACTAGGGGTACTTGAAGCTGTCGATGATTTAAATGGAAGCATTCATGCATCAGGGAATTCTAATATCACAGATGAGTATGATGCTGATGATCAATCTGATTCAGA GTACGGCTTTGTGCTTCGTATTGTCCTTTTGTTGGTGGTGGCTTGGATGACTCTACTTATCTTTAACTCCGCCTTGATAGTTGTACCTATTTCACTTGGACGAGCGCTCTTCAATGGCATTCCTCTTCTCCCAATAACTCATGGCATCAAGTGCAATG ATTTATATTCTTTCATCATTGGAAGCTATGTCATTTGGACTGCTCTAGCTGGAGTCAGGTATTCCATTGAGCACATCAAAACAAGGAGGGCTGTAGTTCTGTTGAGCCAAATGTGGAAGTGGTGTGTCATTGTTATTAAGAGTTCTGTTCTGTTGTCAATATGG ATATTTGTCATCCCAGTATTAATTGGACTGCTGTTTGAGCTTCTGGTAATTGTGCCAATGCGGGTGCCTGTGGATGAAAGCCCTGTGTTCCTCTTGTATCAGGACTGGGCATTGGGACTCATCTTTCTTAAGATCTGGACTAGACTG GTTATGTTGGATCATATGATGCCCTTGGTGGATGAGAGTTGGcgaataaaatttgaaagagtGAGAGAAGATGGTTTCTCCAGGCTGCAGGGCCTTTGGGTGCTAAGGGAGATTGTGTTCCCAATCATAATGAAGCTGCTGACAGCCCTGTGTGTTCCTTACGTTTTAGCCAGAGGGGTGTTCCCTGTGCTTGGGTATCCACTAGTAGTTAACTCGGCTGTCTATAGGTTTGCTTGGCTGGGTTGCCTCTGCTTCAGCCTGTTGTGCTTTTGTGCCAAGCGATTCCATGTATGGTTCACCAACCTCCACAATTCAATACGTGATGATCGCTATTTGATTGGCCGTAGGCTTCATAACTATGGAGAGGACACAGAAGGCAAGCAAAATGAGGTTGAAGATATTCCCTCGGAAACACAAAGTGCTAATTTGCATGGCACTGCTTTAATTCGACATGACAGAGAAGCTGACATAGGAATGAGGCTGAGGCGTGCTAATCGACATGATGCCTAA
- the LOC100262331 gene encoding probable E3 ubiquitin ligase SUD1 isoform X1 — MEIAPAVLEAKANENDNPTTVSVDSLKASSSSLSSPRSSPEDETRSPGKYDEEEDEGDVCRICRNPGDAENPLRYPCACSGSIKFVHQDCLLQWLNHSNARQCEVCKYAFSFSPVYAENAPARLPFQEFVVGMAMKACHVLQFFLRLSFVLSVWLLIIPFITFWIWRFSFVRSFGEAQRLFLSHLSTTVILTDCLHGFLLSASIVFIFLGATSLRDYVRHLRELGGPDAEREDEGERNPRAARRPPGQANRNFAREGNGEDAGGAQGIAGAGQLDGRNPDNVAVRWEMQAARLEAHVEQMFDGLDDADGAEDVPFDELVGMQGPVFHLVENAFTVLASNMIFLGVVIFLPFSLGRVILHYISWLFSSATGPVLSTFMPLTESALSLANITLKNALTAVTDLSSESQENGLLGQVAEMLKVNTSGLNETSNNISMPLSADFLKGATIGTSRLSDVTTLAIGYMFVFSLIFFYLGIVALIRYTKGEPLTMGRFYGISSIAETIPSLFRQFLAAMRHLMTMIKVAFLLVIELGVFPLMCGWWLDVCTIRMFGKTLSQRVQFFSVSPLASSLVHWIVGIVYMLQISIFVSLLRGVLRNGVLYFLRDPADPNYNPFRDLIDDPAHKHARRVLLSVAVYGSLIVMLVFLPVKLAMRLAPSIFPLDIVVSDPFTEIPADMLLFQICIPFAIEHFKLRTTIKSFLHYWFTAVGWALGLTDFLLPRPDDNGGQENANGEPVRQALYAVPVDEIAQQDQPLGVLEAVDDLNGSIHASGNSNITDEYDADDQSDSDRYGFVLRIVLLLVVAWMTLLIFNSALIVVPISLGRALFNGIPLLPITHGIKCNDLYSFIIGSYVIWTALAGVRYSIEHIKTRRAVVLLSQMWKWCVIVIKSSVLLSIWIFVIPVLIGLLFELLVIVPMRVPVDESPVFLLYQDWALGLIFLKIWTRLVMLDHMMPLVDESWRIKFERVREDGFSRLQGLWVLREIVFPIIMKLLTALCVPYVLARGVFPVLGYPLVVNSAVYRFAWLGCLCFSLLCFCAKRFHVWFTNLHNSIRDDRYLIGRRLHNYGEDTEGKQNEVEDIPSETQSANLHGTALIRHDREADIGMRLRRANRHDA, encoded by the exons GTTTGCAAATATGCATTTTCGTTCTCCCCTGTGTATGCTGAAAATGCTCCAGCAAGGCTTCCTTTTCAGGAGTTTGTAGTTGGAATGGCAATGAAAGCTTGCCATGTTCTGCAATTCTTTTTGCGCCTTAGTTTTGTACTTTCTGTTTGGCTCCTTATCATACCCTTCATTACATTTTGGATATGGCGATTTTCTTTTGTGAGGAGCTTTGGTGAAGCCCAGAGATTGTTCTTGAGTCATTTATCTACTACAGTTATTCTTACTGATTGTCTACATGGATTCCTGCTATCTGCAAGCattgttttcatatttcttGGAGCCACTTCTTTGAGGGATTATGTTAGACATTTAAGAGAGCTTGGGGGACCAGATGCAGAAAGGGAAGATGAAGGTGAAAGAAATCCTCGTGCTGCAAGAAGACCTCCTGGACAAGCTAATAGGAATTTTGCGAGGGAAGGAAATGGTGAAGATGCTGGTGGAGCCCAGGGAATTGCTGGAGCAGGGCAACTAGATGGAAGGAACCCAGACAATGTTGCTGTCCGGTGGGAGATGCAGGCAGCTCGCCTTGAAGCTCACGTTGAACAGATGTTTGATGGTCTTGATGATGCTGATGGTGCAGAGGATGTGCCCTTTGATGAGCTTGTTGGCATGCAAGGGCCTGTTTTTCATTTGGTTGAAAATGCTTTTACT GTTCTGGCAAGCAATATGATATTCCTTGGCGTTGTGATCTTTTTGCCCTTTTCATTAGGTCGGGTTATACTCCATTATATATCGTGGCTTTTCTCTTCTGCTACTGGTCCAGTATTGTCAACATTCATGCCACTTACAGAGTCAGCCCTCTCCTTAGCAAATATTACACTGAAGAATGCATTAACTGCTGTAACTGATCTGTCATCTGAAAGCCAAGAAAATGGGCTGCTCGGTCAGGTCGCAGAAATGTTAAAAGTAAACACAAGTGGATTAAATGAAACCTCGAACAACATTAGCATGCCCCTGTCAGCAGATTTCTTGAAAGGGGCAACTATTGGAACATCACGACTTTCTGATGTAACAACGCTTGCTATTGGATACATGTTTGTTTTCTCCCTAATCTTCTTCTACCTCGGCATTGTTGCTTTAATTCGGTATACTAAAGGTGAACCTTTGACCATGGGGAGGTTCTATGGTATCTCTTCAATAGCAGAGACAATCCCATCCCTTTTCAGGCAGTTCTTGGCAGCAATGAGGCACTTAATGACTATGATTAAAGTTGCTTTCCTTCTGGTCATTGAGCTGGGGGTATTTCCTTTAATGTGTGGCTGGTGGCTGGATGTTTGTACCATAAGAATGTTCGGGAAGACTCTTTCTCAAAGAGTCCAATTCTTTTCAGTTTCTCCCCTGGCGAGTTCATTAGTTCATTGGATTGTTGGGATCGTGTACATGCTACAAATAAGCATCTTTGTCAGCCTTCTTCGTGGG GTTTTGCGTAATGGAGTTCTGTACTTTCTTCGAGATCCAGCTGATCCAAACTATAATCCCTTTCGTGATCTAATTGATGATCCTGCACATAAGCATGCTCGCAGGGTTCTGTTATCTGTTGCTGTCTATGGGAGTTTAATAGTGATGCTGGTATTTTTACCAGTCAAACTTGCCATGAGATTGGCTCCCTCCATTTTTCCGCTTGATATTGT TGTCTCCGACCCATTTACTGAGATTCCTGCTGATATGCTTCTCTTCCAAATTTGCATTCCATTTGCTATTGAGCATTTTAAATTGCGGACAACGATCAAATCCTTTCTCCACTATTGGTTTACTGCAGTTGGCTGGGCACTTGGCTTAACAGATTTCTTACTGCCTAGACCTGATGACAATGGTGGACAGGAAAATGCAAATGGGGAACCAGTAAGGCAGGCCCTTTATGCAGTACCAGTAGATGAAATTGCACAACAGGATCAGCCACTAGGGGTACTTGAAGCTGTCGATGATTTAAATGGAAGCATTCATGCATCAGGGAATTCTAATATCACAGATGAGTATGATGCTGATGATCAATCTGATTCAGA CAGGTACGGCTTTGTGCTTCGTATTGTCCTTTTGTTGGTGGTGGCTTGGATGACTCTACTTATCTTTAACTCCGCCTTGATAGTTGTACCTATTTCACTTGGACGAGCGCTCTTCAATGGCATTCCTCTTCTCCCAATAACTCATGGCATCAAGTGCAATG ATTTATATTCTTTCATCATTGGAAGCTATGTCATTTGGACTGCTCTAGCTGGAGTCAGGTATTCCATTGAGCACATCAAAACAAGGAGGGCTGTAGTTCTGTTGAGCCAAATGTGGAAGTGGTGTGTCATTGTTATTAAGAGTTCTGTTCTGTTGTCAATATGG ATATTTGTCATCCCAGTATTAATTGGACTGCTGTTTGAGCTTCTGGTAATTGTGCCAATGCGGGTGCCTGTGGATGAAAGCCCTGTGTTCCTCTTGTATCAGGACTGGGCATTGGGACTCATCTTTCTTAAGATCTGGACTAGACTG GTTATGTTGGATCATATGATGCCCTTGGTGGATGAGAGTTGGcgaataaaatttgaaagagtGAGAGAAGATGGTTTCTCCAGGCTGCAGGGCCTTTGGGTGCTAAGGGAGATTGTGTTCCCAATCATAATGAAGCTGCTGACAGCCCTGTGTGTTCCTTACGTTTTAGCCAGAGGGGTGTTCCCTGTGCTTGGGTATCCACTAGTAGTTAACTCGGCTGTCTATAGGTTTGCTTGGCTGGGTTGCCTCTGCTTCAGCCTGTTGTGCTTTTGTGCCAAGCGATTCCATGTATGGTTCACCAACCTCCACAATTCAATACGTGATGATCGCTATTTGATTGGCCGTAGGCTTCATAACTATGGAGAGGACACAGAAGGCAAGCAAAATGAGGTTGAAGATATTCCCTCGGAAACACAAAGTGCTAATTTGCATGGCACTGCTTTAATTCGACATGACAGAGAAGCTGACATAGGAATGAGGCTGAGGCGTGCTAATCGACATGATGCCTAA